TTCATGATGCCCTCGCTCGTCAAGTGGCTCGGCTACGCCTAGCGAATGAAGTCCATCACATCAAGCGCATTCTGCCGCCCGAGGCGGATTTCCCAGTTCGTGCTGGGCTCGCGGACGTCGTTGCTGCCGATCAGCTCGTAGTTGCTCAGGCCGGAGCGGTCGTAGAAGATATAGTACCGCATCCGCCCTCTCATGTACTTCCACACCTCGTACGGCCGCGGCGACGCGGACGGACGCCGCAACAGGTCATCGGGGCGCCCGTTGCGCAGGTACACCCTGCCGCGGTCGGTCCGCCATCCCGCCACGGCGGCCGGCCCGCTTTCCCCGAACGCGGCGTTCACATAGGCGACGGTCCGCAGGAACTCGGTCAGCGCCGCGTTGTCGGGCATGCCGGGTGTCGGATCCCGGCGCCGCCATGCCTCCCGCATGAAGCGTCGCTTGCCGGTCAGGCTGAGCGACATGAACACGCCGCGCTCGGCGTCCTCCAGCAGATACTCGGTCGGCCCGTACAGCGAATCGAGGGCCGCCTCCGACATCGCCTCGAACTCGTCTTCGGGAGCGGCCGCCCTCACCTCGGCGGGCGCGCTCTGCGGAATCACCTCGAACGGCGCTTCAGCCGTCAGCGTGCTGTCGCCCAGGCGAAGCACCAGCCGCAACGCGTAGCGCCCTTCCGGCAGGCCGGTCAGGTCGAGCGAGCCGCGCGCCACGCCACCGGCGGACTCGAAGCGCACCTGCCGCGGCGGCGTCCGTACCATGCGCCGCCCACCCGCTCCGACGACCTCGGCGACCAACTCCGCATCGCTGGCGGCACCCGGCCAAGGGTACACCTCCAGGTAGTACGCGATGCGGGCACTGTCCAGAACCAGCCGCGGGATCGGCGCGCTGCGCATCGCCAGGCCCGCACGTCGAATCACTCCGGGCGCCACGGCCCCGGTGTCCGCCGGCCGCACCTCCGTCGCCAGCACCAGGTCCGAGAGCGGCGGCCGCGCGCTGAAGGCCCGCACGACCAACTGCTGCTCGATGGCGGAGGCCTGCCCGCCTTCGGGCACGGCGCGCAGCTGCACCGTGTATGTCCCGGGCGCCGCCGCGAACCGGAAACTCTCGGTCGCCGTCGCCCCAGGAACCCGGGCCAGCGCAGCGGGGACTTCGCGGTCCAGGCCTCCGCTAGTCAGCGCCGTTCCCGCGCTATCGCGGACCGCGATTTCGACCCGGTACCGCGCGGCGCCTTCGTGCGCGACGGCCGACGTCACGGCGAGCAAGCGGACTTCCGCGAGCACCTCGACGACCGTGCTGCCGTCGCCCGGCCGGTAGAACCGGGCGGCCGCGACGCTGATCGCGGGCACCTGGCCCTGCGGCCTC
This genomic interval from Gemmatimonadales bacterium contains the following:
- a CDS encoding GWxTD domain-containing protein, which produces MGMATALLGLVSGAPWRPQGQVPAISVAAARFYRPGDGSTVVEVLAEVRLLAVTSAVAHEGAARYRVEIAVRDSAGTALTSGGLDREVPAALARVPGATATESFRFAAAPGTYTVQLRAVPEGGQASAIEQQLVVRAFSARPPLSDLVLATEVRPADTGAVAPGVIRRAGLAMRSAPIPRLVLDSARIAYYLEVYPWPGAASDAELVAEVVGAGGRRMVRTPPRQVRFESAGGVARGSLDLTGLPEGRYALRLVLRLGDSTLTAEAPFEVIPQSAPAEVRAAAPEDEFEAMSEAALDSLYGPTEYLLEDAERGVFMSLSLTGKRRFMREAWRRRDPTPGMPDNAALTEFLRTVAYVNAAFGESGPAAVAGWRTDRGRVYLRNGRPDDLLRRPSASPRPYEVWKYMRGRMRYYIFYDRSGLSNYELIGSNDVREPSTNWEIRLGRQNALDVMDFIR